Proteins encoded in a region of the Clostridium butyricum genome:
- a CDS encoding putative DNA modification/repair radical SAM protein translates to MDLMNKLKILSNAAKYDVSCSSSGSKRKNTKVGIGDASVSGICHSYTPDGRCISLLKILFSNDCIFDCIYCINGSSKDFERVTFTPEEVCELTINFYKRNYIEGLFLSSAVVKNPDYTMELLIKTVKKLRLEEHFNGYIHLKAIPGANEKLITEAGKYADRMSVNIELPSNESLKLLAPQKSKDKILKPMSTIKNNIIHYSDMKKTIKSTPLFVPGGQSTQLIVGATPESDFKIINLSQNLYDKFNLKRVYYSAYVPVIQNNKFLPQISHPPMIREHRLYQADWLIRFYGFKADELLKNSNDNFDLNYDPKTQWALNNLNHFPIDVNKASYEMLLRIPGVGVTSAKKILKIRRVHKLTFDDLKKLRIVLKRSKYFITCSGKYYGQVAFDDVSIKMKIIENNLPKKNSINPDQISFFDSNSFDESSYETSKSGIIIPKNILTLPEKLTSINGEF, encoded by the coding sequence ATGGATCTTATGAACAAATTAAAAATTCTTTCTAATGCCGCAAAATACGATGTATCTTGTTCATCTTCAGGATCTAAACGAAAAAATACAAAAGTAGGTATAGGAGATGCATCCGTAAGTGGGATATGTCACAGCTATACACCAGATGGCAGATGTATATCACTATTAAAAATTCTATTTTCAAATGATTGTATATTTGACTGTATTTACTGTATAAATGGTTCCTCAAAGGATTTTGAAAGAGTTACGTTTACCCCTGAAGAAGTATGTGAACTCACAATTAATTTTTATAAAAGAAATTATATAGAAGGACTATTTTTAAGTTCCGCAGTTGTAAAAAATCCTGATTACACCATGGAACTTCTAATTAAAACAGTTAAAAAACTTAGACTAGAAGAACACTTTAATGGTTACATACATCTAAAAGCAATACCTGGTGCTAACGAAAAACTCATTACTGAAGCAGGTAAATATGCAGATAGAATGAGCGTAAATATAGAGCTTCCATCAAATGAAAGCTTAAAACTACTTGCACCTCAAAAAAGTAAAGATAAAATATTAAAACCAATGAGTACAATAAAAAATAATATCATACATTATTCTGATATGAAAAAAACAATAAAAAGCACACCTTTGTTTGTGCCTGGTGGTCAGAGTACTCAGTTAATTGTTGGTGCAACCCCTGAAAGTGATTTTAAAATAATAAATCTTTCTCAAAATCTCTATGATAAATTTAACTTAAAAAGAGTGTATTACTCTGCATATGTTCCAGTAATACAAAATAATAAATTTCTCCCTCAAATAAGCCATCCTCCAATGATTCGAGAACACAGACTATATCAGGCTGATTGGCTTATAAGATTTTATGGATTTAAAGCTGATGAATTATTAAAAAATAGCAATGACAATTTTGATTTAAATTATGATCCCAAAACCCAATGGGCTTTAAATAATTTAAATCACTTTCCAATAGATGTAAATAAAGCTTCTTATGAAATGTTGCTTCGAATTCCTGGAGTAGGTGTAACATCTGCAAAAAAAATTCTAAAAATAAGAAGAGTTCATAAATTAACTTTTGATGATTTAAAAAAACTTCGAATAGTTCTTAAACGATCAAAATATTTCATAACATGTTCAGGTAAATACTATGGACAGGTAGCTTTTGATGATGTATCTATTAAAATGAAAATTATAGAAAACAATTTACCTAAAAAAAATTCTATAAACCCGGATCAAATATCTTTTTTTGATTCAAATTCTTTTGATGAATCATCATACGAAACTTCAAAATCAGGAATAATAATTCCAAAAAACATTTTGACTTTACCTGAAAAATTAACATCAATTAATGGAGAGTTTTAG
- a CDS encoding methyl-accepting chemotaxis protein, producing MKVLRNTKVKTKLLVSFITISLLIALVGTIGIVSLKSVAENSNTMYENNLQSIYLLADIKQSLISVKSDVIELVFIKNEDRKSDLKDDIEINVDKNNKNVEQYENLPMTQEEKEIMPIYKNKLKEFRSSRDEVLKLIDESKYDEAAQQYQQLVAVLDEVMNNINKLIDINLVNSKQFNLDNQAMYLKSNNIMKGLMLIGLLIAIGTGFIISNYINKNLSKITALAKNLAEFDFSVPMVVTAMDEFGQTGTALNKSIENVSNLIKIIIEKSQDMSSSSEELSATVEEITSKTEEIYEAVVDITNEMVEASSSSEEITASIEEVDTTVNELSEKAMEGSNNANEFKERALIVQKQGEKAIEEADNLYSEKKSKMLKAIEDGKVVNNIKVMADTIASISEQTNLLALNAAIEAARAGEQGKGFAVVAEEVRKLAEQSSQAVANIQETIVNVQNAFDNLSNNGNEILLFVNENVNPKFKEFGNMGNSYYTDSDFVSKMSEEIASMSEELTATAGQVTEAVRGMSETTQKSSENIERIKISVDETSKAIEQIAETAQSQAEFALNLNDIVNKFKI from the coding sequence ATGAAGGTCTTAAGAAATACAAAAGTTAAAACGAAGTTGTTGGTATCTTTTATTACGATATCTTTGTTAATAGCATTAGTTGGAACAATTGGTATTGTATCCTTAAAATCTGTAGCTGAAAATTCAAATACCATGTATGAAAATAATCTTCAAAGTATATATCTTCTTGCAGATATTAAACAAAGTCTAATATCTGTAAAAAGTGATGTCATTGAACTTGTTTTCATAAAAAATGAAGATAGAAAAAGTGACTTGAAAGATGATATAGAGATTAATGTGGATAAGAATAATAAAAATGTTGAACAATATGAAAATCTTCCAATGACCCAGGAAGAAAAAGAAATAATGCCAATATATAAAAATAAACTTAAAGAATTTAGAAGCTCGAGAGATGAGGTTCTTAAACTTATTGATGAGAGTAAATATGATGAAGCAGCTCAACAATATCAGCAGCTTGTGGCTGTATTAGATGAAGTAATGAATAATATCAATAAGTTAATAGATATAAATCTTGTTAATTCTAAACAATTTAATTTAGATAATCAGGCTATGTATTTAAAGAGTAATAACATTATGAAAGGCTTAATGTTGATTGGCTTATTAATAGCAATTGGTACTGGCTTTATAATATCCAATTATATTAATAAAAATTTATCTAAAATAACAGCACTTGCTAAAAATCTGGCTGAATTTGATTTTTCAGTACCTATGGTTGTAACAGCAATGGATGAGTTTGGTCAAACTGGAACTGCTCTCAATAAGTCAATAGAAAATGTAAGTAATCTAATTAAAATTATAATAGAAAAGTCACAGGATATGAGTTCATCTAGTGAAGAATTATCGGCTACTGTGGAAGAAATTACATCAAAAACAGAAGAAATATACGAAGCTGTAGTAGATATAACAAATGAAATGGTCGAAGCAAGTTCTTCTTCAGAAGAAATAACTGCATCTATTGAAGAAGTAGATACAACAGTAAATGAACTTTCAGAAAAAGCTATGGAAGGTAGCAATAATGCAAATGAATTTAAAGAGAGAGCTCTTATAGTCCAAAAGCAAGGTGAAAAAGCTATAGAAGAGGCTGATAATTTATATTCAGAGAAGAAGAGTAAAATGTTAAAAGCCATTGAGGATGGGAAAGTTGTAAATAATATAAAGGTTATGGCTGATACTATTGCAAGTATATCAGAACAAACAAATTTATTAGCTTTAAATGCTGCTATTGAGGCTGCACGTGCAGGAGAACAAGGAAAAGGATTTGCAGTTGTAGCAGAGGAAGTACGAAAGCTTGCAGAACAGTCTTCTCAAGCTGTTGCTAATATACAGGAGACTATAGTCAATGTGCAAAATGCATTTGATAACTTATCAAATAACGGAAATGAGATTTTGTTATTTGTAAATGAAAATGTAAATCCTAAATTCAAGGAATTTGGTAATATGGGGAATTCATACTATACAGATTCAGATTTCGTAAGTAAAATGTCAGAAGAAATAGCATCAATGTCAGAAGAATTGACTGCTACCGCTGGACAAGTTACTGAAGCGGTAAGGGGGATGTCTGAAACTACACAAAAATCATCTGAAAATATTGAAAGAATAAAGATAAGTGTAGATGAAACATCAAAAGCTATAGAACAAATAGCTGAAACAGCACAAAGCCAGGCAGAATTTGCACTAAATTTAAATGATATAGTAAATAAGTTTAAGATATAA
- a CDS encoding YibE/F family protein, translating to MLKDIHRRNTIPILITLIAIVVLICVPNKFPQKIYENTERVSARVLSTDESFIINNGLIKTGEQLCEVEILQGKFKGETVTGSNRLSGSLEQDKIFAVGDKILVTLDYTGDEIRVATLVDHYRINYEILLVGVFMIFLVGFSGIVGIKAILSFIFTILAMWKLLIPLFLMGYNPILIGMVTTIILVCLIIGLVYGIDRRSLAGIIGALAGSIVTCFMALFFVSRFKIHGAVMSYSEMLLYSGYENLNLTEIFIASIFIASSGAVMDVAVDITSAVAEVVEKKPDITRTEAIKSGINVGRSIMGTMMTTLLLAYSGGYIGLLMVFMAQGTPIINILNLKYVSSEILHTLVGSFGLITVAPFTAIASGILLAERNV from the coding sequence ATGCTTAAAGATATTCATAGACGTAATACTATTCCTATATTAATTACACTTATAGCAATCGTTGTTTTAATATGTGTTCCTAATAAATTTCCGCAAAAGATTTATGAAAATACTGAGAGGGTTAGTGCAAGGGTATTAAGCACAGATGAGAGTTTTATAATAAATAATGGACTTATAAAGACTGGTGAACAGCTTTGTGAAGTGGAAATACTTCAGGGGAAATTTAAAGGAGAAACTGTTACAGGAAGCAATAGATTATCGGGGTCTCTTGAACAGGATAAAATATTTGCAGTTGGGGATAAGATTCTTGTAACATTAGATTATACGGGTGATGAAATAAGGGTAGCAACATTGGTTGATCATTATAGAATAAATTATGAAATTCTACTTGTTGGAGTATTTATGATATTTCTTGTGGGATTTTCAGGTATAGTTGGTATAAAAGCTATTCTGTCATTTATTTTTACAATACTTGCTATGTGGAAATTATTAATACCATTGTTTTTGATGGGATACAATCCTATTTTAATAGGTATGGTAACAACTATAATATTAGTATGTCTGATAATAGGTTTAGTATATGGAATAGATAGAAGATCTTTAGCAGGAATTATTGGAGCTTTAGCAGGAAGCATAGTAACTTGTTTTATGGCATTATTCTTTGTGAGCAGATTTAAAATTCATGGAGCTGTAATGTCCTATTCAGAAATGCTTTTATATTCTGGTTATGAAAATCTGAATCTTACAGAAATATTTATTGCCAGCATATTTATAGCATCATCAGGGGCGGTTATGGATGTAGCTGTAGATATAACATCAGCAGTTGCAGAAGTTGTTGAAAAAAAACCAGATATAACAAGAACAGAAGCAATTAAATCTGGAATTAATGTGGGACGTTCAATTATGGGAACAATGATGACAACACTTCTATTAGCATATTCAGGTGGATATATTGGACTTCTTATGGTGTTTATGGCACAGGGAACTCCAATAATAAATATATTAAATTTAAAATATGTTTCATCAGAAATACTTCATACACTTGTAGGAAGCTTTGGTCTTATTACTGTAGCACCATTTACAGCAATTGCAAGTGGGATTTTATTGGCAGAGAGAAATGTATAG
- the speD gene encoding adenosylmethionine decarboxylase gives MMLGLENKLKLYGFNNLTKTLSFNIYDVCYAKSEREQKDYIAYIDEQYNSERLTKILCDVTDIIGAHVLNISKQDYEPQGASVTILIAEESMTNRMNTEPIVTDKLDIQTTRDTVVAHLDKSHVTVHTYPEYHPHNSIATFRVDIDVSTCGEVSPLNALNYLIGSFDSDIITTDYRVRGFTRDVDGKKLYMDHKITSIQDYIDNETLQKYDAVDINVYQANLFHTKMLIKDMELQNYLFNRDVYEIKPKQRLEIENNLRREMIEIFSGSNIYD, from the coding sequence GTGATGTTAGGGTTGGAAAACAAGCTGAAATTATACGGCTTTAACAACCTCACAAAGACACTTAGCTTTAACATCTATGATGTGTGCTATGCAAAAAGTGAGCGCGAGCAAAAGGACTATATTGCTTATATTGATGAGCAGTACAATTCAGAAAGACTTACAAAAATTTTATGTGATGTAACAGATATTATTGGAGCACATGTCCTGAATATTTCAAAACAGGATTATGAACCTCAGGGAGCAAGTGTTACTATTCTTATTGCTGAAGAATCTATGACTAATAGAATGAATACAGAACCAATTGTAACTGATAAACTTGATATTCAGACGACAAGAGATACGGTTGTAGCACATTTGGATAAGAGTCATGTAACAGTTCACACATATCCTGAATATCATCCACATAATTCAATAGCAACTTTTCGTGTAGATATTGATGTATCAACATGTGGAGAGGTTTCACCTCTGAATGCATTGAACTACCTAATAGGTAGCTTTGATTCGGATATAATAACAACAGATTATCGTGTAAGAGGATTTACACGTGATGTTGATGGAAAGAAATTATATATGGATCACAAGATAACATCAATACAAGATTATATTGATAATGAAACACTACAAAAATATGACGCAGTAGACATTAATGTTTATCAAGCAAATTTGTTTCATACAAAAATGTTGATAAAAGATATGGAATTACAAAATTATCTTTTTAACAGAGATGTTTATGAAATTAAGCCAAAGCAAAGGCTTGAAATAGAAAATAATCTCCGCAGGGAAATGATTGAAATATTTAGCGGAAGTAATATATATGATTAG
- a CDS encoding carbohydrate ABC transporter permease: MKAKIKNSSLLIHIILIIGAVIMILPFLWMVLTSLKTVGEAVQVPPKIFPGSPQFNNYSEVLNILPFSKFYINTILMLIGRVIGSVFFSAMAAYACARLNFPGKNIFFGLVLFQMMIPSQIFIIPQFLFVQKLGLLNTVSALIVPGIVSAFGTFLLRQFFMGLPKDLEEAAKLDGCNTWQTFYKIMLPLSRSGLVALGIFTALFAFKDLMWPLIVNMSLDKMTLSAGLASLQGQFTTNYPQLMAGSLLAIWPMLLIFIVFQKKFIEGIATSGGKL; this comes from the coding sequence ATGAAAGCAAAGATTAAAAATAGTAGCTTATTAATTCATATAATTTTAATAATTGGAGCTGTTATTATGATATTACCATTTTTATGGATGGTATTGACATCATTAAAAACAGTAGGTGAAGCAGTACAAGTGCCACCTAAAATTTTTCCTGGCAGCCCACAATTTAATAATTATTCAGAGGTTTTAAATATATTACCTTTTTCAAAGTTCTATATTAATACTATTTTAATGTTGATAGGAAGAGTTATTGGATCAGTATTTTTCAGTGCTATGGCAGCTTATGCTTGTGCAAGATTAAACTTTCCAGGGAAAAATATATTCTTTGGTTTAGTACTATTTCAAATGATGATTCCTTCGCAAATATTTATAATACCACAATTCTTGTTTGTACAAAAATTAGGATTATTGAATACAGTATCAGCATTGATAGTTCCTGGAATAGTAAGTGCTTTTGGAACATTTCTTCTTAGACAGTTCTTTATGGGACTTCCAAAAGATTTAGAAGAAGCAGCTAAACTAGATGGATGTAACACATGGCAGACTTTTTATAAAATAATGTTACCTCTTTCAAGATCAGGATTAGTAGCTTTAGGAATATTTACAGCATTGTTTGCATTCAAAGATTTAATGTGGCCTTTGATTGTTAATATGTCACTTGATAAGATGACTTTATCAGCAGGACTTGCATCACTTCAAGGCCAGTTTACAACAAATTATCCACAATTAATGGCAGGTTCCTTACTTGCAATATGGCCAATGCTTTTAATTTTTATTGTATTCCAAAAGAAGTTTATAGAAGGTATTGCAACTTCAGGTGGAAAATTATAA
- a CDS encoding ROK family protein, with translation MNYIGVDLGGTNIVVGLVDEEGKMIKSISRPTVKERGVEPIFDDIFDMCNELITEFNLNKTNLNGIGIGIPGTIDDKNGIIVYSNNIRIDNFNVREYAKGKIDFEIRMANDADCAALGEVAAGSAKGCSDAIVVTLGTGVGGGIIIDGKIFAGFYPGGAEVGHQIIEVNGRQCSCGNKGCFEAYSSATALILAAKNKAEENKDSLLYKLVEGDMEKMNAKVPFDADQAGDKAGHEVIEEYLDYLAVGVANLINIFKPEAILLGGGICKQGENLTTPLKARIKDLAYAGDLRTEIKIASLGNDAGLIGAAMLNR, from the coding sequence ATGAATTATATTGGTGTTGACTTAGGCGGAACAAATATTGTAGTAGGTTTAGTTGATGAAGAAGGAAAAATGATAAAGTCAATCAGCAGACCAACAGTAAAAGAAAGAGGTGTTGAACCTATTTTCGATGATATTTTTGATATGTGTAATGAGCTAATAACTGAGTTCAATTTAAACAAGACAAACTTAAATGGAATAGGAATAGGAATTCCTGGAACAATTGATGATAAAAATGGAATTATTGTATATTCAAATAATATTAGAATAGATAATTTCAATGTGAGAGAATATGCTAAAGGAAAAATTGATTTTGAAATAAGAATGGCTAATGATGCTGACTGTGCTGCATTAGGAGAAGTTGCTGCAGGTAGTGCTAAAGGTTGTTCAGATGCTATAGTAGTAACTCTTGGAACCGGTGTCGGTGGAGGAATTATTATTGATGGAAAAATATTTGCAGGATTCTATCCAGGTGGAGCTGAAGTTGGGCATCAAATTATTGAAGTTAATGGAAGACAATGTAGTTGTGGAAATAAGGGCTGTTTTGAAGCATATTCATCTGCAACCGCTTTAATTCTTGCAGCTAAAAATAAAGCTGAAGAAAATAAGGATTCACTTTTATACAAATTAGTTGAAGGTGATATGGAAAAAATGAATGCAAAAGTGCCATTTGATGCAGATCAAGCTGGAGACAAAGCAGGACATGAAGTAATTGAAGAATATTTAGATTATTTAGCTGTAGGTGTTGCAAACCTTATAAACATATTTAAACCAGAAGCTATTCTTTTAGGTGGAGGAATATGCAAACAAGGTGAAAACTTAACAACTCCTTTAAAAGCAAGAATCAAGGATTTAGCTTATGCTGGAGACTTAAGAACAGAAATTAAGATTGCAAGTCTTGGTAATGATGCAGGATTAATTGGAGCTGCAATGCTTAATAGATAA
- a CDS encoding alkaline phosphatase → MNKTAKRIMGAMLALTLICGGAYGISTQIKPQEVGAATTSTVKWNGKTPKYIFMFIGDGMSYPQIQAAQYYNGIEKNGAINVSEGNYPTQEKLSFMNFPVSGTVSTYDSTSICPDSASTATSLSTGEKTLSSVINMDETKTKSYETITEKLKNQLGYKVGIVTSVNIDHATPGAYYAHVPARSQYYDMGLQLVDSDFDYFAGGKFLSDTSKEVTEQGKTPIAKLAEEKGYKIADTNEEIKSLNSGDEKVIAICPENEVEEESGALKYDLDRNENELTLAEYTRKGIELLDNEKGFFMMVEGGKIDWAGHANDAASSIHDTNAFSDAVQEAINFYNAHPDETLILVTGDHETGGLSLGFAGTNYDTHLQNLSNQKVSYTEFDKSVAKYRENKTSFDDAMKDVEAQFGLKRAGSEGDSTKGGMVLTELEEAKIKAAYEKSMIAKEDRNLDQNEYVMYGSYEPFTVTLTHILNNKSGISYSSYSHTGVPVALMAKGVGQDLFGGYYDNTDVFAKLKSITKVQ, encoded by the coding sequence ATGAATAAAACAGCTAAAAGAATCATGGGAGCTATGCTTGCATTAACTTTAATATGTGGTGGAGCTTACGGGATTTCAACTCAAATTAAACCACAAGAAGTTGGTGCGGCAACTACTTCAACTGTAAAATGGAATGGAAAGACACCTAAATATATTTTCATGTTTATAGGTGATGGTATGAGTTACCCACAGATTCAGGCAGCTCAATATTATAATGGTATTGAAAAAAATGGAGCAATTAATGTATCAGAAGGAAATTATCCAACACAGGAAAAACTATCATTTATGAATTTCCCAGTATCAGGAACGGTATCAACATATGATTCTACATCTATTTGTCCGGATTCAGCTTCAACAGCTACATCTCTTTCAACCGGTGAAAAAACTTTAAGTAGTGTAATTAATATGGATGAAACAAAGACAAAGTCATATGAAACAATTACAGAAAAATTAAAAAATCAACTTGGATATAAAGTTGGAATTGTTACATCTGTAAACATAGATCATGCTACTCCAGGGGCATATTATGCTCATGTACCAGCAAGAAGTCAATATTATGATATGGGACTTCAACTTGTAGATAGTGATTTTGATTACTTTGCAGGAGGAAAATTTCTTTCAGATACTTCAAAAGAAGTTACAGAACAAGGAAAAACACCTATTGCAAAGTTAGCAGAAGAAAAGGGATATAAAATAGCTGATACAAATGAGGAAATTAAAAGCTTAAACAGTGGTGATGAAAAAGTAATTGCAATATGTCCAGAAAATGAAGTAGAAGAAGAAAGCGGAGCTTTAAAATACGATTTAGACAGAAATGAAAATGAATTAACATTAGCTGAATATACTAGAAAAGGTATAGAGCTTTTAGATAATGAAAAAGGATTTTTTATGATGGTTGAAGGTGGTAAAATTGACTGGGCAGGTCATGCTAACGATGCAGCATCAAGTATACATGATACAAATGCATTTAGTGATGCAGTACAAGAAGCTATAAATTTCTATAATGCTCACCCTGACGAAACTTTAATATTAGTAACAGGAGACCATGAAACAGGTGGACTTTCACTTGGATTTGCAGGAACAAATTATGATACACATTTACAAAATTTATCAAATCAAAAAGTGTCATACACAGAATTTGATAAATCTGTTGCTAAGTATAGAGAAAATAAAACATCATTTGATGATGCAATGAAAGATGTTGAAGCACAATTTGGATTAAAGAGAGCTGGATCAGAAGGTGATTCAACAAAGGGTGGTATGGTTCTTACTGAATTAGAAGAAGCAAAGATTAAAGCAGCATATGAAAAGAGTATGATTGCAAAAGAAGACAGAAATTTAGATCAAAATGAATATGTTATGTATGGATCATATGAACCATTTACAGTTACTCTTACACATATTCTAAATAATAAATCGGGTATATCATACAGTTCATATTCACATACAGGGGTACCAGTAGCTTTAATGGCTAAAGGTGTAGGGCAGGATTTATTTGGTGGATATTATGATAATACAGATGTATTTGCTAAATTAAAATCAATTACAAAGGTACAATAA
- a CDS encoding TIGR03915 family putative DNA repair protein — protein sequence MSILIYDDSFEGLLTSIYDAFYSKHEIDGIYGLSQYNAPLLLGEIKNIETDLNKFEKVRNSIINKIDLLCLQKIYMVYLSNVEDKGMVIFKYLKIAFKYKKNIHAFLHIDIVRQIDEIKKRVSFEAHKFKGFVRFKSIDNNFLYCSIEPDNNILELIGDHFMKRFSNEYWIIHDISRNKAIIYDNNTYEIIELLQDDCKKLLDHKDEYSSLWKCYFKSTTIEERKNLRLQRQMMPKRYWKHIFETS from the coding sequence ATGAGTATATTAATATATGATGATTCTTTTGAAGGTTTATTAACATCAATATATGATGCATTTTATTCAAAACATGAAATTGATGGAATTTACGGATTATCTCAATATAATGCTCCTCTTCTCCTTGGAGAAATTAAAAATATAGAAACAGATTTAAATAAATTTGAAAAAGTACGTAATTCCATAATTAATAAAATAGATTTGCTATGTCTTCAAAAAATTTACATGGTTTATTTAAGTAATGTTGAAGATAAAGGTATGGTTATATTTAAATATCTAAAAATTGCTTTTAAATACAAAAAAAATATTCACGCCTTCCTTCATATAGATATAGTTAGACAAATAGATGAAATAAAAAAAAGAGTCTCTTTTGAGGCTCATAAGTTTAAAGGTTTTGTAAGATTTAAATCAATAGATAATAACTTTTTATATTGTTCCATAGAGCCTGACAATAATATCTTGGAACTTATAGGAGATCATTTCATGAAGCGTTTTTCTAACGAATACTGGATTATTCATGATATATCTAGAAATAAGGCAATTATATATGATAATAATACATATGAAATTATTGAACTTCTACAAGATGATTGTAAAAAGCTCTTGGATCATAAAGATGAATATTCATCTTTATGGAAATGTTATTTTAAATCTACTACAATAGAAGAACGTAAAAATTTACGTCTTCAACGTCAAATGATGCCTAAAAGATACTGGAAGCATATCTTTGAAACCTCTTAA
- a CDS encoding carbohydrate ABC transporter permease has product MEFGLDNKQKKKNSKLLFGKYSKKECAWAYFMIAPTLIGLLILNIIPVIQTFMLSFQKVGAFGDGQWVGISNYTKMLKDPAVLGATFNTFKYAIIVVPVTVILSLIVAVLLNKKIKGVSLYRTIYFLPMVAAPAAIAMVWRWLYNSEFGLINYLLSIIGIKGPQWLSDPKIAMISIAIVGIWSSVGYNMVLLLAGLQEIPKDYYEAASIDGASPIRQFFTITLPLVSPTMFFVVVTSIISAMQVFDVIFMMIDKTSVALEGTQSLVYLFYQYSFVMNDKGYGSAIVMLLLVIIMIITAVQVKVQEKWVNY; this is encoded by the coding sequence ATGGAGTTTGGATTAGATAATAAACAAAAAAAGAAAAATAGTAAGCTACTATTTGGAAAATATTCAAAGAAAGAATGTGCATGGGCATATTTTATGATCGCACCAACACTTATAGGATTACTTATACTTAATATAATTCCAGTAATTCAAACATTCATGTTAAGCTTTCAGAAAGTTGGAGCTTTTGGAGATGGACAGTGGGTAGGGATTAGCAATTATACTAAAATGCTTAAGGATCCAGCAGTTTTAGGAGCTACTTTTAATACTTTTAAATATGCTATTATAGTAGTTCCTGTAACTGTTATACTTTCATTGATTGTAGCAGTCCTTTTAAATAAAAAGATAAAAGGAGTATCGCTGTATAGAACAATTTATTTTTTACCAATGGTAGCAGCACCAGCTGCAATTGCAATGGTATGGAGATGGCTTTACAATTCAGAATTCGGACTAATTAATTACTTATTATCGATAATAGGAATTAAAGGACCACAGTGGCTTAGTGATCCTAAAATAGCAATGATATCTATTGCAATAGTAGGAATATGGAGTAGTGTTGGATACAATATGGTACTTTTATTAGCTGGTTTACAAGAAATTCCTAAAGATTATTATGAAGCAGCAAGTATTGATGGAGCAAGTCCAATAAGACAATTTTTCACAATAACATTACCATTAGTTTCACCAACTATGTTCTTTGTAGTAGTTACAAGCATAATAAGTGCCATGCAGGTATTTGATGTTATATTCATGATGATAGACAAAACAAGTGTAGCACTTGAAGGAACACAATCATTAGTATATTTATTCTATCAATATTCATTTGTAATGAATGATAAAGGTTACGGCTCAGCAATTGTTATGTTACTACTAGTAATTATTATGATAATTACAGCGGTACAAGTTAAAGTACAGGAAAAATGGGTAAATTACTAG